One Lepisosteus oculatus isolate fLepOcu1 chromosome 13, fLepOcu1.hap2, whole genome shotgun sequence genomic region harbors:
- the camk2n1a gene encoding calcium/calmodulin-dependent protein kinase II inhibitor 1a has product MSEILPYSEGKMTGYGADSEVSQISFSCRLQDTNTFFGGPQAKRPPKLGQIGRAKRVVIEDDRIDEVLKGMTDKSSPGV; this is encoded by the exons ATGTCTGAAATCCTGCCATACAGCGAAGGGAAAATGACCGGCTATGGAGCAGACAGCGAAGTCAGCCAAATTTCCTTCAGCTGTCGGCTCCAAGACACCAACACCTTCTTCGGGGGACCTCAAGCAAAGAGACCACCCAAACTTGGACAGATCGGCAGAGCTAAGCGAG TGGTGATTGAAGACGACCGAATAGATGAGGTGCTTAAGGGGATGACGGACAAGTCGTCACCCGGCGTTTAA
- the mul2 gene encoding mitochondrial ubiquitin ligase activator of nfkb 1-A has translation MEGIPLRTLDLVCLGTSVAFSGLFYYIYRKKKKTVDTLKEAPQMRLDEQLADILNAAPGKCLQYVVIEGTVQPAGETLRSQFQEGSLGVVQRLVLKEHKLVWNSLARAWTDSERILHQRINMVPFNLVGSGNAAVRVLCPLEASGLEMEIVHEKFHQASYGFTDIIGQYLSGEKPKGQLETEEMLKVGATLTGVGELILDSDRVLKLRPPADGSEYFLTTSDFHTMLVEEEGRATIWQVLASICALAGVAVLLWVARRYYRHLREKWAREELRRQFERMGPSRTAPQGELEDAESLENACVICLSNPRSCVLLECGHVCCCFSCFQSLPVPTCPICRQPIVRVVPLYQA, from the exons ATGGAAGGAATTCCCTTGAGGACACTGGATCTTGTGTGTCTGGGAACCAGTGTTGCATTCTCAGGGCTGTTCTACTATATCTACCGGAAGAAGAAGAAAACCGTGGACACACTGAAG GAGGCTCCACAGATGCGTCTGGATGAACAATTGGCCGACATTTTAAACGCAGCACCTGGAAAATGTCTCCAGTATGTTGTTATTGAGG GGACAGTGCAGCCTGCTGGAGAAACCCTCAGGAGTCAGTTCCAGGAGGGCAGCCTAGGAGTGGTGCAGAGACTTGTCCTGAAGGAGCACAAGCTGGTGTGGAACAGCCTGGCACGTGCCTG GACGGACAGCGAGAGGATTTTACATCAAAGGATCAACATGGTGCCCTTTAATCTCGTGGGCTCTGGGAACGCAGCAGTGCGGGTGCTGTGTCCTTTGGAAGCATCAGGGCTGGAGATGGAGATTGTGCACGAGAAGTTTCACCAAGCCAGCTATGGCTTCACAGACATCATTGGCCAGTACCTGAGCGGAGAGAAGCCCAAGGGCCAGCTGGAGACGGAAGAGATGCTCAAGGTGGGTGCCACCCTGACAGGGGTGGGGGAGCTGATTCTGGACTCAGACAGAGTTCTTAAACTGAGGCCTCCGGCTGACGGCTCCGAATACTTCCTCACCACCTCTGACTTTCATACCATGCTGGTGGAAGAAGAAGGGCGAGCCACCATTTGGCAGGTCCTGGCGTCCATCTGCGCCCTGGCAGGGGTGGCAGTGCTCCTGTGGGTGGCCAGGAGATACTACAGACACCTGCGAGAGAAGTGGGCCCGGGAGGAGCTGCGCAGGCAGTTTGAGAGGATGGGCCCCAGCCGGACTGCCCCCCAGGGAGAGCTGGAAGATGCAGAGTCCCTGGAGAACGCCTGTGTCATCTGCCTGTCCAACCCCCGCAGCTGCGTCCTGCTGGAGTGTGGCCACGTCTGCTGCTGCTTTAGCTGCTTCCAGTCCCTGCCTGTGCCCACCTGCCCCATCTGCAGGCAGCCCATCGTAAGGGTGGTGCCCCTCTACCAGGCATGA